A window of Microbacterium lushaniae genomic DNA:
CCGTGAGGAGATCCTCGGCGCCCTCGCGCACTACGAGGGCGCGGTCGTGCTCGTCTCCCACGACGAGGGCGCGGTCGAGGCGCTCAACCCCGAGCGCGTGCTGATCCTGCCCGACGGCGTGGAAGACATCTGGGGTCGCGACTATGCCGACCTCATCACCCTCGCCTGAGGCGACCGCTCACGCGTCGATCAGTGCGTCCTCGGCCTCGGCGTCGCGATCGCGACGGCGCGGACGCCGCGTCTCGGCATCCTCGCGCGCGTGCCGGCGCTCGGTCACGAGGATGTACAGGATGAACGCGAACCCCATGATCGCGAACAGGATCCACTGCACCGCGTAGGACAGGTGCGGTCCGGGGTCCTCCGACGGCGAGGCGATCATGCCGGGCACGGTCGCCGGCGCCGGATCCTCGGACACCAGCATCCCGTACGCGCCGGTCTCCAGCTGATGCCCGGCGACCATGTCGGCCAGGAGCGGCAGGTGGATGGTGGGCACCTGGCCCTCAGGGGCCGTGCGGCCCGACGTCGGCAGCGGCTCGCCCGGGCGCAGGCGCACGGTCACCGTCGCCTGCCCGGAGGGCGGCGCGGGCACGACGTCGGGATCGGGCTGGTTCTCGCCCGGCGCCACCCACCCGCGGTCCACCAGCAGGGCGCGGCCGTCGTCGAGCAGGAACGGCACGAGCACCTCGAACGCCGCGGTCCCGCCGTGCGGCCGGTTGCGCACGAGGACCTGCTCGTCGGCGAGGTACTCACCGGTGAGGACGACGGGGGTCCACTCGTCGGATGCGGCCAGCTCGTCGCCCGGCGCCAGCACGTCGGCGAGCGGGACGGGCGTCTTGTCGTAGTTGGCCTCCACGAGCGCGAGCTGGCGCCCGCGCTCCTCGCCGCGCGCGAACTGCCAGTTCGCGAGGAATCCGCAGGCGATCGCGAAGACGACGGCGACGGCGATGTAGGCGGTCCAGCGCACGAGCGCGGGCGCGGTCCGGCGGCTCATGCGGTCGCTCCTTCGGGAGTCAGCCGGCCCACATCGAGCGGGAAGTCGCGCGCGGCCAGGAAGTCGCGGAGGTAGTCGACGTGCGCGTCGCACGCGACCCACTCCTTGCGGCGGTCGGCCGCGTGGATGCGGGGGTTGCGCCACGTGATCAGCCACGTCGCGGCGTCGCGGCATCCCGCGCGTGAGCATTCGGCGGTCATCGTTCGTCCTCCGGCTCCGGGCTCAGCCGGGGCGTCTCGCTGATGCGGATCACACCCGGCGCGGCCGGGGGAGCGGGCGCCTCGGGGGCCGGCGTGGCGATCTGACGGTCGGGACTCTCCGCCGCGGCGCGGCGCGGATCGGCCCCCACGTTGGCGATCACCACGGCGATGTACGGCAGGAACACCGCAGCTGCCCCCAGGACCCACGTGTACCACCCGTAGGGGGTGATCAGCACCATCGCGATGAAGCAGGCGATGCGGATGCCCATCGTGATCATGTACTTGACCAGCCGCGCGCCGGCCTCGTCGCGCGGAGCGCGGGGCAACGAGGTCGCGGAGGGCGTGCGGGGGGACGATTTCACGGTCCTCCCAGCCTACGCCGGGCTCGCCTGGGCGGGATCTCAGGCGCTGGAGGGCACCGCCGCCCCCATGAACCCCATGAGCAGGAGGAAGGGGAGCACCACCAGCATGACGAACATCAGCGCGGAAAGCGCCACCCCCGACCAGCCGATGATCGTGCCGGCCATCGCCATGCCGTAGCCGGCTTCGCCGGAGGTCTTCAGGCGCTTGAGCGAGAGGTGACCCAGGATGACGCCGGCCACCGACGCCAGGCCGAGGACGATCGTGAAGGAGAAGACGATGCCGACGATCGAGCAGACGAGCGACGCGACGGCCAAGCCGTTCGTCCTGCGCTGCGGATAGGCCGGGGCGCCGTAGCCCTGCGGGGCAGCGTAGCTCTGGCGTACCGGATACACCTGCTGGGCGGGATACGCCGGCGGCGCATAGTCCTGGGGCGCCGGCGGAGCGTAGCGCTGCGGGTGGGCCGGCGGCGGCGGGATCGGCGTGCGGGGGGTCGTGTCGTCGTCAGGCGGCGAAGTGGGGTCGCTCACGCGAGGCCCCCCTTTCTTCTCGAGTGCTCCCACATTCCCAGTGGCGCCGCCGTGGTGTCAAACACGGCGGATGCCGCTCGCCTAGGCTGGGGCCGTTCGCATCCCCTCGCCGAAACGGAGTGTGCCCATGGCGACCGATCGTGTCGTGCTCGTGACCGGAGGAAACCGCGGGATCGGGCGTGCGATCGCCGAGCGCTTCGTAGCCGAGGGCTACCGCGTGGCCGTGACGGCCCGCTCGGGCGATGGGCCGATGGGCACGCTCACGGTGCGCGCCGACGTCACGGACGCCGCGGCCGTGGATGCGGCATTCCGCGAGGTGGAGGCCACGCTCGGGCCCGTGGAGATCGTCGTCGCGAACGCCGGCATCACGAAGGACACCCTCCTCATGCGCATGAGCGAGGACGATTTCGACTCCGTCGTCGCGACCAACCTCGGGGGAGCGTTCCGCGTCGTCAAACGCGCGTCCAAGGGCATGCTGCGCGCACGCTGGGGGCGCGTCATCCTCATCTCCAGCGTCGTGGGGCTGCTGGGTTCTGCCGGGCAGGTGAACTACGCCGCATCCAAGAGCGGGCTCGTCGGCTTCGCCCGTTCGCTCACGCGCGAGCTCGGCGGGCGCGGCATCACGGCCAACGTCGTGGCGCCCGGCTTCATCGAGACCGACATGACGGCGGAGCTGCCGGAGGAGACGCAGGCGGAGTACAAGCGGAGCATCCCGGCCGGCCGGTTCGCGACCCCGGACGAGGTCGCGGGTGTGGTCACGTGGCTCGCGTCGGAGGACGCCGCCTACATCTCCGGCGCCGTCATCCCCGTCGACGGCGGCCTCGGGATGGGTCACTGACCCGCGCCGACCGGCGCACGCTCACACCAGGGCGGCGGCGATCGCGCGGCCGAGCTCGGCCGGCTGGGAGAACTGCGGCCAGTGGCCCGAATTCAGCTCGACGATGGTGACGGCTTGGAGGGCGGCGAGGTCGGCTGCCCACGGCGGGGCCTGGGCGATGGTCGCGTGCAGGTCTGCCGCCGGCATCGTGCCGGTGAGCATCGTCACGGGGATCGCGTAGCGTCTCGGGTCGGTGAGGGAGATCGCGTCCGTGGGGATCCGCGCGGGCACCGACCGCGCGCGGGATGCCGCGGCGGCCCGCGTCCGGTCGTCCAGGTCGCCCACCTCGGCGTCTTCGAACGCGTCCCACCCGGGGAAGGGGACGACGCCCTCGACGACGGGGAACTCCCAGATCGACCCGCCGTCGCCGGGCGGGAAGGTGTCGACGAACACGATGCGGGCGGCCCGGTCGGGGCGCGCGTCGGCCGCGCCCCACGCGACGTTCCCGCCGCCGGAGTGCCCGACGAGCACGACCGGATCGGGCAGGCGGTCGATCTCGGCCACCACCGCGGCCACCCAGTCGGCGATGCCGATGTCGGCGGAGCGTTCGGCCGGTTCGCCCAGGCCCGGCATCGTCAGCGGATGGGACGTGTGGCCGGCGGCCTCCAGCGCCGGGACGACGTCGTCCCACGTGGAGGCATCGAGCCACAGGCCGGGGATCAGGATGATGTGCATGCCCGCACGCTACGCCCGGCCCCCGACACGGTCAGGGCAGGAGGGGGATGACCTGCGCGAGATCCACCGGGGCGATCACGAGGTCGGCGCGCTCGCGCACGGCGGGCTTGGCGTTGAACGCCAGGCCGAGCGCGGCCGCGGCGAGCATCAGCAGATCGTTAGCGCCGTCGCCGATCGCGATCGTCCCACCCGCGGGCACGCCGAATTCCTCGGCCCATTCGCGCAGCGACGCGGCCTTGGCGGCGCCGTCGACGATGTCACCGGCCACCCGCCCGGTGAGCACGCCGTCGGCGGTCTCGAGGCGATTCGCGCGCCAGCGGTCGATGCCCAGTGCCGGTGCGATCTCGTCGAGCACCTCGTGGAATCCACCGGAGACCACCGCCACCACTCCACCGCGTTCGTGCACGGCGGCGACGAGCTCACGCACACCGGGGGTCGGCTCCACGCGTGCCACCACGCGCGCGAAGGCCGCCACCGGCACGCCGCGCAGCTCCGACACGCGCGAGCGCAGGCTCTCGGCGAAGTCGACCTCGCCCCGCATCGCCGCCTCCGTCGCCGCGGCGACCTCCGCGCCGCGGCCGGCCTCCTCGGCGATCAGCTCGATGACTTCATTGCGCAGGAGAGTGGAGTCGGCGTCGAGGACGACGAGAAGGGGGGAAGCGTCGGGCACGCGCTCGACCCTAGCGCGCCGCCGCGCGACAGCACGTCGTAGGCTCGAACCGTCGCGTGCGCGCGATGCCCCCTGAACCACCCGAGGAGTACCGCCATGGCCGACGTCGAGAGCTTCACCCTGGACCACACCGCCGTGAAGGCGCCCTACGTGCGCCTCATCGGCACCGAGACGGGGCTGCGCGGCGACGTCATCTCGAACTTCGACGTGCGCTTCGTCCAGCCCAACGAGGGGGAGATCCCCACCGCGGGGATCCACACGATCGAGCACATGCTCGCGAGCCTCCTGCGCGACCGGCTGGAGGGGATCATCGACATCTCCCCGTTCGGCTGCCGCACCGGTTTCCACCTCATCACGTGGGGGGAGCCGGCCCTGGGCGACGTCGTCGGGGCGCTGCGCGACGGATTGCGCTTCATCGCCGAGGAGGCCGTGGAAAGCGACATCCCCGGCGTCGACGCGGTCAGCTGCGGCAACTACCGCGACCACAGCCTGCACACCGCGCGCGAGTGGTCGGCGCTGATCCTGCAGCAGGGCATCAGCCTCGACGCCTTCGAGCGCGTCGGGGTCTGACACCGGTCAGGCGTCGATGTGGACGCCCTTGCCCACCACGGTGATGCCGCTGTCGGTGACGGTGAACCCGCGCGCGATGTCGCGCTCGCGGTCCACGCCCACCGTGGCGCCGTCGGCGAGGGAGACGTTCTTGTCCAGGATCGCCCGGTGCACGCGCGCGCCGGCACCCACGTGCACGTAGTCGAACAGCACCGATTCGGTGATCGTCGAGCCGCCGCCGGCGAGGGCCCACGGCCCCACGACGCTGCGCTCGAGGTGCGTGCCCGACAGCACGGACCCGAGCGAGACGATCGAGTCGATGGCGTTGCCGATGCGGCCGACCGAGTCGCGGACGAACTTCGCCGGCGGCGCGTTCACCGTCTGCGAGTAGATGGGCCAGTCGGTGTTGTACAGGTTGAAGATCGGCAGCGTCGCGATGAGGTCGGCGTGGGCGTCGTAGAACGAGTCGATCGTCCCCACATCACGCCAGTACGCGCGGTCGCGGTCGGTGGAGCCGGGCACGTCGTTGCGCTTGAAGTCGTACACGGCGGCCTCGCCGCGCTGCACGAAGTACGGCACGATGTCGCCGCCCATGTCGTGGTTGGAGGTGGGTGACTCACCGTCGACCTGCACCGCCTCGATGAGGGCGTCGGCGTCGAAGATGTAGTTGCCCATCGAGGCGAGCACCTCGTGCGGAGCATCCGAGAGCCCCTCCGGATTCTGCGGCTTCTCCAGGAAGTCGCGGATGCGGACGTTGTCCTCGGGATCGACGTCGATGACGCCGAACTGGTTGGCCAGGGAGATCGGCTGGCGGATGCCGGCGACCGTCGCGCGCGCACCGGATTCGATGTGCGCCTCGAGCATCTGGCCGAAGTCCATGCGATACACGTGGTCGGCGCCGATGACCATGACGATGTCGGGCTTCTCGTCGGTGAGCAGGTTCATGCTCTGCAGGATGGCGTCGGCCGAACCCGAGAACCACCGCTTCCCCAGGCGCTGCTGCGCCGGCACCGACGCGACGTACGCCCCCAGCATGGGCGACATCCGCCACGTCTGGGAGATGTGCCGATCGAGGCTGTGGGACTTGTACTGGGTCAGCACGACCAGCTGGCGGAGCCCGGAGTTGATGAGGTTGGAGATCGCGAAGTCGATCAGTCGGTACTGTCCGCCGAAGGGCACAGCGGGCTTGGCGCGGTCGGCCGTGAGAGGCATGAGCCGCTTGCCCTCGCCCCCGGCGAGGATGATTCCGAAGACTTTGGGAGCTGCAGGCATGGCACCACCCTAGAGCGGGCCCGGCCGCGCGACCAGCTGGTGCTCGGGCCCTTGACAGCTGTACTACGGTTCGTCACATGCGCGTGGACATCGTGACCAAGGAGTACCCCCCGGAGATCTACGGCGGCGCCGGTGTGCACGTCACCGAGCTCGTGCGAGCGCTGCGGAGCACGATCGACGTGCGCGTGCGCGCGTTCGGCGCGCCGCGCGAGGAGGAGGGCACGACGGCCTACGCCGTGCCCGGCGAACTGGCCGCGGCCAACGGTGCCCTGCAGACCCTGGGCACGGATCTGGAGATCGTCCCCGACGTCGCGGGGGCCGACGTCGTGCACAGCCACACGTGGTACGCCAACTTCGCGGGGCACCTCGCGTCGCTCCTGCACGGGATCCCGCACGTCGTGACCGCCCACAGCCTCGAGCCGCTGCGCCCGTGGAAGGCCGAGCAGCTCGGCGGCGGGTACGCCGTGTCGAGCTACATCGAGAAGACCGCGTACGAAGGCGCCGCCGCGATCGTCGCCGTCAGCGAGGGGATGCGCGCCGACATCCTCCGCAGCTACCCGGAACTCGACCCCGGCAAGGTGCACGTCATCTACAACGGCATCGACACCGAGGCGTGGCATCCGGTGGACGACGCCGCCTTCCTGGCCGAGGCCGGCATCGACCCGACGCGCCCCTCGGTCGTCTTCGTCGGCCGCATCACGCGGCAGAAGGGGCTGCCCTACCTCCTGCGCGCCGCCGAGCAGCTGCCGCCGGAGGTGCAGCTGGTGCTGTGCGCCGGCGCGCCGGACACCCCGGAGATCCTCGCGGAGGTGGAGTGCCTCGTGCGCGGGCTGCAGGCCACGCGCGAGGGCGTCGTGTGGATCGACCGGCTGCTGCCGCGGCACGAGCTGTGCGCCATCCTCACCGCCGCCACCACGTTCGTGTGCCCGTCGGTGTACGAGCCGCTGGGGATCGTCAACCTCGAGGCCATGGCGTGCGGCGCCGCCGTCGTCGGCACCACCACCGGCGGCATCCCCGAGGTCGTCGCCGACGGCGTGACCGGACGCCTCGTGCCGATCGAGCAGGTGCAGGACGGCACCGGCACGCCGGTGGATCCGCAGCGCTTCGTGGATGATCTGGCCCGCGTGCTGACCGAGGTCGTCACCGATCCCGGCCGGGCCGCGGCGTACGGGCAGGCGGGCCGGAGCCGCGCGGTGGAGGAGTTCGGCTGGGACCGGATCGCCGCGCAGACGGCCGCGCTGTACGCGGGACTGACCGGTGCCGGCCGATAGGCTGGGGAGCATGCCTGAGGTCCTGGAGTTCTCCGACGTCGTCGTCCGCCGGAACGCCCGCGACATCGTCGCGCACCTGGACTGGACCGTCGCCGATGACGAACGGTGGGTGATCCTCGGACCCAACGGCGCCGGCAAGACGACGGTGCTCCAGCTGGCCGACACGCTGCTGCATCCGACGTCGGGGACGGTGACGATCCTCGGCGAGCGGATGGGGCGCACCGACGTGTTCGAGCTGCGCCCGCGTATCGGCTTCGCCTCCTCAGCGATGGCGCGGCGCCTGCCGCCGGAGGAGACCGTGCTCAACGTCGTGCTCACGGCGGCGTATTCGGTCACGGGCCGGTGGCGTGAGGCGTACGAGGACATCGACGAGCGCCGTGCCCTGCGGGTGCTGTCGGAGTGGAGTCTCGACCACCTCGCCGACCGCACCTTCGGCACCCTCTCGGACGGCGAGCAGAAGCGCGTGCAGATCGCCCGGGCGGTCATGACCGATCCCGAGCTCCTGCTGCTGGACGAGCCCACGGCGAGCCTGGACCTCGGCGCGCGCGAAGAGCTGCTCACGCTCCTGTCGGGGTATGCGCAGGCGCCCACGACGCCGGCGATGGTCATGGTCACCCACCACGTGGAGGAGATCCCCGTCGGGTTCACCCACGTGCTGCTGCTGCGTGACGGCGCCGCCGTGGCGGCCGGACCCATCGCGCAGACGCTCACGGCCGAATCCCTCACCGCGGCATTCGGCGTGCCCATCGTGCTCACCGAGGACGGCGGCCGCTATGCCGCGCGCGCCGCATCCTGATGTGTTCCCGGTGGCGAGCCGGTACTGATAGAATCGACGCTTGGTGCCGTGCGCACCGCAGACTTTTCCCGGCCCCGCCGAGGGGCCTCGTCCACAACGAGGATCACGCATGAAGACTGACATCCACCCCGAGTACCGCGCCGTCGTGTTCCGCGACCTGGGCTCGGGTGAGACCTTTCTCACCCGTTCGACCGTGACCAGCGACAAGACCGTCGAGCTCGACGGCACCGAGTACCCCGTCATCGACGTGGAGATCTCGTCCGCTTCGCACCCGTTCTACACGGGCAAGCAGCGCATCATGGACTCGGCCGGCCGCGTCGAGAAGTTCAACCAGCGCTTCAAGAACTTCGGCGGCCGCTGAGCCCTCCCGTTCTTCCCGAAGGCCCCGCTCCGGCGGGGCCTTCGTCGTTCCCGGCGCGCGGCTCAGCGGATCGGCCAGCGCCCGTCGAGGGACTCCTCGGGGTCGAGGCGCCCGATCTGCACGAAGTACTCCGTCAGGCTCTCCGCCTGTGACCGCGCCCATCCGATCTGCCGTGTGTGCAGTTCGTCGAGGGTCGGCGGCAGCCACGCCGCGTACCGGTCGGCCAGGGCCAGGGCCACGCGTCCGGCAGCCACGGCATCCGCGGATGCCTCATGGGCGCCGTCCAGCCGCACGGCGTAGTGCTGCGCCACTACGGAGAGGGTTCGCTTCCCGCGGCGGTAGCGGTCGTAGCGCTTGTCGACCACGAGCGGGTCGATGACGGGCCAGGGTGACTCCAAGGGTGCCACGGCGTGGCGGAGGGCCTCGTGCTTGAGCAGCGAGAAGTCGTAGGGCGCGTTGTACGCCACCACCGGGATCCCCGCCGCGAAGATGCAGGCCAGGGCGTCGACGACCTCGGCGACGACGGTGGCCGCATCCCGCCCGTGCGCGCGGGCGTGCTCGGTGGAGATGCCGTGGATCGCCGCGGCGCCGTCGGGGATCGGCACCCCCGGGTCGGCGAGCCAGTCGCGCGCGGTGAGCACGGCCCCGTCGGCGTCGAGGACGCCGACGTGCGCGGTGACGATGCGGTCGCGTGTCACGTCGACGCCGGTGGTCTCCAGGTCGAAGACTCCGATGACGCGCGTCCACTCGGGCGCCTGGAACAGTGGGAGCTGCTCGGGGCGGGCCGCGCGGTGCATACCCGACACGGTATGCGCCGCGTCCGACATCGGACCGCAGGCGCACCGCCGGCCCTTCTAGACTCGAAGCATGCCCAACCCGTATGCCGACCTGCTCTCGCGCGTCGCCGTCGAGCGCCGCGAGACCGAGGTGCTGGGCGGGACCACGGCGTACTGGACGTACGGCGAGGCGGATGCGGCGACCACCGTCGTCGCGGTGCACGGGTTCCGCGGCGATCACCACGGGCTCGAGCCGGTGATCGCGCACCTGCCCGGCGTGCGCGTGGTGTCGCCCGACCTCCCCGGATTCGGTGAGACCGCCCCGGTCCCCGGACGCACGCACGACCTGACGCTGTACACCGAGTGGCTCGCCGCCTTCGTGGCGGCCGTGGCGCCGGGGGCGGTCGTGCTGGGCCACTCGTTCGGGTCGATCGTGTCGGCGGCGGCCGTGGCTGAGGGCCTCGAAACCCCGGCCCTGGTGCTGGTGAACCCCATCGGCGCGCCCGCCCTGGAGGGCCCCCGCGGCATCCTCACGCGCCTGGCGGTGTTCTACTACTGGGCCGGTGCGCGCCTGCCGCGCCGGCTCGGCGAAGCGGTCCTGCGCAACCGGGTGATCGTGCGGGTGATGAGCCTGGCGATGGTCAAGACGAAGGAGCCGGCCCTCCGCCGCTTCGTGCACGAGCAGCACGACGCCTACTTCTCCCGGTTCTCCGACCGCGACGTGCTGCACGACGCCTTCGTGGCATCCGTCTCGCACGATGTGAGCGGCTACGCCGCACGCATCGCCCAGCCCGTGCTCCTGGTCGCCGCCGTCCGCGACGACATCACCCCGATCGAGGCCGAGCGGCGCCTGGCGACGATCTTCCCGCGGGCCGAGCTCGTGGAGATCGCCGACGTCGGACACCTCATCCACTACGAGACGCCGGCGGCGGCGGCGGGTGCGGTCAGGCGCTTTCTCGCGCCTTCCGGCGCCGATACGCGTTGACGTTCATGCGGTTGCCGCAGTTGCCGGTGTCGCAGTAGCGCTTGGAGCCGTTGCGCGAGTAGTCCACGTACACCGACGCACAGTCGTCGGCTGCGCACATCCGGATGCGGTCGTACTCGTCGGCGCGGATGACGTCGACGAACGCCATGGCCGTCTCCACGAGGATGCGGGTGGCGATCGGGGCGTCGGCGCCGGTGGCGTGGATGTGCCATTCCTCGAACCCCTCGTGCGTCACGAGCTGGGGGAGGGCCCGGCCGTCGGCGAGCATCCCGTTCACCAGCGGCACGGCCGCGTCGCGGCCGACGGTCCACAGCTCGTACAGGCGCGGGCGGATGCCGCGGAGCGCGGCGAGCTCCTCGGCGTCGCGGTCGATGCGGCCCGTGTAGGCGTTGTCGGTGAGGAACGCGTCCAGATCCGCCAGCGTCGTGAACGCGTCGGTGCCCTCTGACGAGGCCTCCGGAAGCGAGTTCACGAGGTCGACCGCCGCGGCGAGCGCGACGCGGGTGTCATGGATGAAGACCACGTTGACTCCTGACGGCGGGGTGGCGTAGTGTCACCATCGTACCCACTTTGACTCCTGACAGGCACCATTTCATGACCGCAATCCCCGGAACCGTCGACCGCACGCGGGCGCGCACCGCCGGCGTCGTCATCGGGCTGGCCTCGGCGGTCTCGTTCGCCTCCAGCGGGCCCGTCATGAAGCCGCTCCTGGAGGCGGGCTGGTCGATCGGGGCCGCGCTCCTGCTCCGCATGGGCGGGGCGGCGGTGCTGCTGTCGCCATGGCTCATCCGCGCGATCGTCCGTGACCGCTCGATCCTGCGCCGTCATGGGCTCCTCGTGCTCGCGTTCGGCCTCACCGGCGTCGCCGGCTGTCAGCTGTTCTATTTCTCCGCGATGCAGCGCATGCCCGTGGCCATCGCCTTGCTCGTGCAGTACACCGCGCCGGTGATGCTCGTCGCCTGGGTCTGGCTGCGGACGCGCCGTCGCCCCTCGGCGGTGGTGCTGGGCGGCACCGCCCTCGCGATCGTCGGACTCGTGCTGGTGGTCGATGTGACCGGCGCGGCCTTCGACCCGCTGGGGATCGCGCTGGCGCTGGGGGCGGCGGTGTGGATGGCGGCGTACTTCGTGATCGCCGACCGCACCACCGACACGATGCCGCCCCTGGTGCTCGCCGGCGGGGGACTGGTCGTGGGCGCGGCGCTCATGGTGGTCCTGTGCGCCACCGGCGTGCTTCCCTTCGTCGCACCGGCGGTCAGCACCGACCTCCTGGGCACCGCCGTGCCGTGGTTCTTGTCCGTCTCGTGGGTCGCGCTCGTGGCCACTGCGCTCGGGTACGGCCTCGGGGTCCTGGCCGTGCCGCGGATCGGGGCGCGGCTGGCGTCGTTCGTGGGATTGACCGAGGTGCTGTTCGCCATGCTGTTCGGCTGGCTGCTGCTGGGTGAGGCGCCGACCCCCGTGCAGGGTGCCGGCGGCGCGCTCATCCTCGCCGGCGTCGTCCTCGTGCGCGCCGACCCCGCCGCCGCCCCGAAGGGGGCGGCCGCTAGCGTTCCGGCCGTGCCAGCTCCATGAGCGGCACCACGCGGTAGGGGATGACCTCGCCCATCACGAGCGAGGTCTCGGTGCGCTCGACGCCCTCGACGGCGAGGATGCGGGCATCGACGTCGAACAGGTGCCGCGTATCGCGGCACGCCACCCGCGCGACGAGGTCGATCTGACCGCTCATGCCGTGGGCCTGCAGCACTTCGGGGATGCGTTCGAGGTCGCTGACGATGCGGGGGAGTGCGGCCTGTCGCACCGTGATGTGGATGAACGCCTCGATGGGGAACCCCAGGGCCGCCGGCGAGAGCGACCGCTCGAACGACAGCACCACCTCGGCGCGCTCCAGTCGCGTCATGCGCGCCTGGACGGTGTTGCGGGAGAGGCCGAGGCGGTCGGCCAGGGCCACGACCGTGGCGCGCGGGTCGTCGGCGAGAGCGCGCAGCAGGTCGAGGTCGACAGCATCCAAGCGTGACATGGTGCGCAACCATAGCAGGCTCCTCGACCGCGGATGAAGCATCCTGCTCAACCGCGTGGAAGATGCTTGAGCTAGGTGCGACCCGGACGTATGGTCGCGGTGTCGGCGACGCTGCCGCCACCGGACGCTCTGCAGCCCCACGAAGGCGGCAGGGCCCACTGGAGGGAAGACGATGATGCTCACCCCTGCTGCTGTCCCCGATCTTGCGCTGAGCGTGGACGACGCCGCGCGCGTGCTCACTCCCGAAGGCGAGCGGATCCCCGACCCCACGCTGGATCCGTGGCTGGGCTCGCTCGATCCCGGCCTGCTCCGCGCGCTCTATCGCGACATGGTCCTGACCCGGCGTGTGGATGCGGAGGGGTTCGCGCTGCAGCGCCAGGGCCAACTGGGCCTCTGGCCCCCGTGCCGCGGCCAGGAGGCCGTGCAGATCGGCACGACCCACGCGCTGGCGGCGGCCGACATGATCTTCCCCAGCTACCGCGAGACCGGCGTCGTGCTGGCCCGCGGCGCCCGCCCCGACGAGTTCGTCATGGCGTGGCGCGGCGAGGCCCACACCGCGTACGACATTCAGCGGCTGCGGATGGCCCCCATGCAGGTGATCATCGGCGCCCACGCCCTGCATGCCACCGGGTACGCGATGGGA
This region includes:
- the fabG gene encoding 3-oxoacyl-ACP reductase FabG, whose product is MATDRVVLVTGGNRGIGRAIAERFVAEGYRVAVTARSGDGPMGTLTVRADVTDAAAVDAAFREVEATLGPVEIVVANAGITKDTLLMRMSEDDFDSVVATNLGGAFRVVKRASKGMLRARWGRVILISSVVGLLGSAGQVNYAASKSGLVGFARSLTRELGGRGITANVVAPGFIETDMTAELPEETQAEYKRSIPAGRFATPDEVAGVVTWLASEDAAYISGAVIPVDGGLGMGH
- the serB gene encoding phosphoserine phosphatase SerB, yielding MPDASPLLVVLDADSTLLRNEVIELIAEEAGRGAEVAAATEAAMRGEVDFAESLRSRVSELRGVPVAAFARVVARVEPTPGVRELVAAVHERGGVVAVVSGGFHEVLDEIAPALGIDRWRANRLETADGVLTGRVAGDIVDGAAKAASLREWAEEFGVPAGGTIAIGDGANDLLMLAAAALGLAFNAKPAVRERADLVIAPVDLAQVIPLLP
- a CDS encoding DUF4190 domain-containing protein, translating into MSDPTSPPDDDTTPRTPIPPPPAHPQRYAPPAPQDYAPPAYPAQQVYPVRQSYAAPQGYGAPAYPQRRTNGLAVASLVCSIVGIVFSFTIVLGLASVAGVILGHLSLKRLKTSGEAGYGMAMAGTIIGWSGVALSALMFVMLVVLPFLLLMGFMGAAVPSSA
- the glgC gene encoding glucose-1-phosphate adenylyltransferase; protein product: MPAAPKVFGIILAGGEGKRLMPLTADRAKPAVPFGGQYRLIDFAISNLINSGLRQLVVLTQYKSHSLDRHISQTWRMSPMLGAYVASVPAQQRLGKRWFSGSADAILQSMNLLTDEKPDIVMVIGADHVYRMDFGQMLEAHIESGARATVAGIRQPISLANQFGVIDVDPEDNVRIRDFLEKPQNPEGLSDAPHEVLASMGNYIFDADALIEAVQVDGESPTSNHDMGGDIVPYFVQRGEAAVYDFKRNDVPGSTDRDRAYWRDVGTIDSFYDAHADLIATLPIFNLYNTDWPIYSQTVNAPPAKFVRDSVGRIGNAIDSIVSLGSVLSGTHLERSVVGPWALAGGGSTITESVLFDYVHVGAGARVHRAILDKNVSLADGATVGVDRERDIARGFTVTDSGITVVGKGVHIDA
- a CDS encoding alpha/beta fold hydrolase, giving the protein MHIILIPGLWLDASTWDDVVPALEAAGHTSHPLTMPGLGEPAERSADIGIADWVAAVVAEIDRLPDPVVLVGHSGGGNVAWGAADARPDRAARIVFVDTFPPGDGGSIWEFPVVEGVVPFPGWDAFEDAEVGDLDDRTRAAAASRARSVPARIPTDAISLTDPRRYAIPVTMLTGTMPAADLHATIAQAPPWAADLAALQAVTIVELNSGHWPQFSQPAELGRAIAAALV
- a CDS encoding SURF1 family protein, with product MSRRTAPALVRWTAYIAVAVVFAIACGFLANWQFARGEERGRQLALVEANYDKTPVPLADVLAPGDELAASDEWTPVVLTGEYLADEQVLVRNRPHGGTAAFEVLVPFLLDDGRALLVDRGWVAPGENQPDPDVVPAPPSGQATVTVRLRPGEPLPTSGRTAPEGQVPTIHLPLLADMVAGHQLETGAYGMLVSEDPAPATVPGMIASPSEDPGPHLSYAVQWILFAIMGFAFILYILVTERRHAREDAETRRPRRRDRDAEAEDALIDA
- the glgA gene encoding glycogen synthase, yielding MRVDIVTKEYPPEIYGGAGVHVTELVRALRSTIDVRVRAFGAPREEEGTTAYAVPGELAAANGALQTLGTDLEIVPDVAGADVVHSHTWYANFAGHLASLLHGIPHVVTAHSLEPLRPWKAEQLGGGYAVSSYIEKTAYEGAAAIVAVSEGMRADILRSYPELDPGKVHVIYNGIDTEAWHPVDDAAFLAEAGIDPTRPSVVFVGRITRQKGLPYLLRAAEQLPPEVQLVLCAGAPDTPEILAEVECLVRGLQATREGVVWIDRLLPRHELCAILTAATTFVCPSVYEPLGIVNLEAMACGAAVVGTTTGGIPEVVADGVTGRLVPIEQVQDGTGTPVDPQRFVDDLARVLTEVVTDPGRAAAYGQAGRSRAVEEFGWDRIAAQTAALYAGLTGAGR
- a CDS encoding ABC transporter ATP-binding protein; the protein is MPEVLEFSDVVVRRNARDIVAHLDWTVADDERWVILGPNGAGKTTVLQLADTLLHPTSGTVTILGERMGRTDVFELRPRIGFASSAMARRLPPEETVLNVVLTAAYSVTGRWREAYEDIDERRALRVLSEWSLDHLADRTFGTLSDGEQKRVQIARAVMTDPELLLLDEPTASLDLGAREELLTLLSGYAQAPTTPAMVMVTHHVEEIPVGFTHVLLLRDGAAVAAGPIAQTLTAESLTAAFGVPIVLTEDGGRYAARAAS
- a CDS encoding DUF3099 domain-containing protein codes for the protein MKSSPRTPSATSLPRAPRDEAGARLVKYMITMGIRIACFIAMVLITPYGWYTWVLGAAAVFLPYIAVVIANVGADPRRAAAESPDRQIATPAPEAPAPPAAPGVIRISETPRLSPEPEDER
- a CDS encoding S-ribosylhomocysteine lyase; protein product: MADVESFTLDHTAVKAPYVRLIGTETGLRGDVISNFDVRFVQPNEGEIPTAGIHTIEHMLASLLRDRLEGIIDISPFGCRTGFHLITWGEPALGDVVGALRDGLRFIAEEAVESDIPGVDAVSCGNYRDHSLHTAREWSALILQQGISLDAFERVGV